A single Chryseobacterium sp. DNA region contains:
- a CDS encoding MerC domain-containing protein, with the protein MKSKILDTIGISAAFLCLIHCIIFPLLLIIPLGISHNPYVDLAFLMIGAAVVFRVTRQVASRWLKWLFWGSVSLISVSVMTDLIFDVHLPFIYAGAVGLITGHIINFKNHKH; encoded by the coding sequence ATGAAATCAAAAATTCTTGACACCATAGGAATCTCAGCCGCCTTTTTATGCCTGATTCACTGTATTATTTTTCCGTTATTGCTGATTATCCCTTTAGGAATATCACATAATCCTTATGTCGATCTGGCCTTTCTTATGATCGGAGCTGCAGTGGTATTCAGAGTAACCAGGCAGGTGGCCAGCCGCTGGCTGAAATGGCTGTTTTGGGGCTCAGTGAGCCTGATTTCCGTTTCAGTGATGACAGATCTGATCTTTGACGTTCATCTTCCCTTCATCTATGCAGGGGCTGTAGGTCTTATAACAGGACATATCATCAATTTTAAAAATCATAAACATTAA